In the genome of Cryptomeria japonica chromosome 8, Sugi_1.0, whole genome shotgun sequence, one region contains:
- the LOC131028603 gene encoding uncharacterized protein LOC131028603: MVIDIAKKYLRENSLISKWKTLQSAPMVLDWSWIKTWNLPDSFLQYDNSKKMERLNTRWSTPLPPWLKLNFDGVARNGSATGGGIIRDSLGNLVLPYAGNFDSVSSNMAKALALFWGLKLTLGINIKRLIIEGDSKLIIEATKGISGMSWIFNNVIKDIWSMIVWLEEFQIQHIYREGNALVDSLAATRLEIKGMRCWRHLDSLTDK; the protein is encoded by the coding sequence ATGGTGATTGACATAGCTAAGAAGTACCTCAGGGAAAATTCCCTCATCAGCAAGTGGAAAACTTTGCAATCTGCCCCTATGGTTTTGGATTGGAGTTGGATTAAAACATGGAATCTGCCAGATAGCTTCCTTCAATATGACAATTCAAAAAAGATGGAGAGGCTTAATACTAGATGGTCAACACCTCTCCCCCCTTGGCTCaagcttaattttgatggtgttgctCGCAATGGTTCTGCGACAGGGGGTGGAATTATCAGGGACAGCTTGGGCAACCTGGTTTTGCCCTATGCGGGAAATTTTGACTCTGTCTCGAGCAACATGGCCAAAGCCCTTGCTCTCTTTTGGGGGCTTAAGCTGACTCTTGGCATCAATATTAAAAGActgatcattgaaggggactctaagctAATTATTGAGGCCACTAAAGGAATTTCAGGGATGAGTTGGATATTCAACAACGTCATCAAGGACATCTGGTCCATGATAGTCTGGCTGGAGGAATTTCAAATTCAGCATATCTATAGAGAGGGAAATGCATTGGTGGACTCTCTGGCTGCGACAAGGCTGGAGATAAAGGGTATGAGGTGTTGGAGACACCTAGATTCTCTTACGGACAAGTAG